TAAGGTTTCAGTTTAATCTGTCTGAGAGAAATTTCTTCTTCTATTACTGACCTTACAGTATCTGTACTAATGTTGTGCTAGATAAGCTCGAATGATCATATATAACTACTAAAGGGAGAGCCTTGTGCGTACTGCAAATGATCAACTTTAATTTCTTTCATCAAACATATACTCAAGTGTCACTCGTAGTCGTAGGATAATGCCAAGGCTTTTATTTTCACTTCTAAACAGGTTTGAATGCTATTCAGAAATAAAGTGTGTGTAGAGTTTTCTTTTCACTTACAATAAATATGTCATGTTTCTTAATCACCTGTTGtgatgaaatttttgttttgtcttctttTGTGATACTGGATTTCATGATATGCCCTGAGGCTTTGTTACACAACTTTTTTTTAGTGTTTCAGATTTAGTAGAGATACTTTATGTGTTGTTATTCATATCAGTTGTGTGAGTGAGATATCTGTCCCTTTGTGGTCTCTGAAGGGCGGTTGTCTTGGATATTAAAATGCATTACTAACGTTGGCTTTCCTCCTTTTCAGGAACAGAATCATCTCTTTCTTTAGGTAATCTTGAGAATGACTATGGATCCTTTTATGGAAGTTCAGATGAAGAACCAAGTGAAGCTTACTCTATGAAAAAGGATACTGAGAACAGACGTGAAAAATTCCACATGgtattcttttttaaaattattattttccgCATATACGTTGACTATTTTTTTACTGTCCCcataaacttatatatatattgattggCTTTTCTGGTAATTCCATATCATAGCTTGGATACCGTGATGGGATTTCTGCTGGACAAGAAGCTGCTGCGCAAGAAGGTTATAACGTCGGCTATAAGGAATCAGTTCTTGCTGGCTACAAGTTTGGTATTGTTCGAGGTGTTTCCAGGTTATTACTAAATTAGCTTTGCCCTGCTGTGATGTGTTACATATAGCTGAGTATATGCAGGAGTAGTAGTCTAATGCATATTCTGTTTTGACCTTTTTTGAAGTGCGCTGGCGTTTCTCCCAGATGAGCTAAGAGAAAAGGTGATCGATGAACAAGAAACTCGAGACCAGTTTAAGAAATTACATAGTTCTGTGCATGATATCTCAACTGAAACTGCATTGAAACTGTTTTATGGAGCTTTGACTACAAAGCAAGGGAAAGAGAAGAGTGGAGAAGAAGGGCCTGGCTCTAGTCTTGGTTCTGGTTCTGGATCTGTTTCAGCCACAAATGACTTGGGAAGCTATATTACAGAGCTAAGCTCTCTTCTTGACAAATCTCCTAAGATTAAAGTTAGATTGGACGCATAGACGAAAGATAAGGATGGAGGAAAAGGGTCTTGCTCTGGCCCTGATTCTGGTTCTGGCACGACAAGCTACTTTCCAAGCTCTCTTCCGGACCAGTATCTTAAGATTGAGGATGCGTAGAGGAGGCTTGTTACCTAAAGTTATTGCCTAGCAGAAGTATAGGGGAGGCGTGTTCCCGATTCTGTtttatatctgatttttttctagaaaaatattaatagcaaaagaaaaaatgtgACTGAATTAAGCATTGGCTTGGTGATGTAGCATCGTGATAGCTTTATCGGCACGCCACCATCTTCGATGAGtttaaaatttccttttctttcgTGTTTTGATTTTACCTTTTTGTTCTTAGTTTTCTATTTCCATAAAGGAAAGTTATCATTAActtatgattttagagaataagattggtattgagagaatagaagagaaatagaagagaatCCGAgtagagagtaaagagagattatgtaaccattgttgcaaagcttaagagaaaagtGTTTCTTATTTCATAGCTCTCAAAGATCGACAATACATCAGTATATAAAGGAAAGGAAAGCATAGACTAGGGCTTTCAGGATACTATtgaaagcatgtgaagtcaatgAGATACATGGCTCAGAATGCACACACGCCTGGTCAAGGGAAGAAGAGCTGCGCAGttctctttacagcctgtcttgcttttgctttggttaaggataagaaaccttatccttaAACGGTCACTAACAGTTCCACTCTTCCTCTTAGACCTTAAGCGCGCCTATCTCACTCCTTTGGTCGATCTTGCACTTCACTTGTGTTCCAAGtctcccaaatagtgtatagtactttgtaatagtaaatagttgtcatggcactatttactattacaccacttctcccaaatgatcccTTAGCTTCATAGACTCATCCTGAACTCCTCCTCACCATTTATACACTTCagtttaacactccccctcaagcttgaccatatggaacaagtcaagcttggaaagccatgaaactctcctcattaaaaacctcaccaaggaaaacccagtgggacaaaaccttgatgagggaaaaagagtgagagttccatagctaaggggatcagctccggctaggagaaagatcaatgagtcctagtctgatgtgtatggactccattgtcttctgcctagctgctttggtgaacacatcagccaactgatcttcactccttgtgtagcaaggtaagGTTACTCCgagcacaatcatctgcctaaccttgtggcaatcaacctctatgtgcttggtcctctcatggaacaccgagttggatgcaatgtgaatagctgcttggttatcacaatgcattgtcattggtgtagcttgatcaatctccaagtgcttcagaatccctttgatccacaccagctcgtttgtaagcttcagcatagctctatactcagcttctgcactagaacaagagaccaccttctgcttcttactcttccaagtaaccaagttcccaccaatgaaagtgcaatagccagtagttgatcttctatcaacccggtctcctgcccaatcagcatcacagtagcccaccacttcagtgcttttgttgcaacccatccaaacaccaagaccttgagttccattcagatacatcaacagCCTTTCCACCATACGCCAGTGATGTTC
The genomic region above belongs to Raphanus sativus cultivar WK10039 unplaced genomic scaffold, ASM80110v3 Scaffold0191, whole genome shotgun sequence and contains:
- the LOC130501415 gene encoding uncharacterized protein LOC130501415: MEPPQDGSSNFAKELYEESFQLSKPGTESSLSLGNLENDYGSFYGSSDEEPSEAYSMKKDTENRREKFHMLGYRDGISAGQEAAAQEGYNVGYKESVLAGYKFGIVRGVSSALAFLPDELREKVIDEQETRDQFKKLHSSVHDISTETALKLFYGALTTKQGKEKSGEEGPGSSLGSGSGSVSATNDLGSYITELSSLLDKSPKIKVRLDA